A window of Candidatus Falkowbacteria bacterium genomic DNA:
GTAGACATTTCTACCTCCAAATATTTTAATTTACAAAATTTAGTTACTATTAATAAACAACAAATACTTAAAAAAGTCAATATTATAGCTTTATTAAGCTAACTTATTGTGATATAATTTAGAGGTAAAGGTCGATCTTTAAACTTAATAAAAAGATAAGATACTTTATGAAAATGTTACACAAAATTGCTCATATCTTACTAATCATCGGTGGCTTAAACTGGCTTTTGATCGGTCTATTCAACTGGGGAGTTGGTAATATCTTGGGCACGACTCTTTCCACTATTGTTTATGTGTTAGTTGGTTTGTCAGCGGTATATGACATTGTTACGATTGGCGATTGTAATCGTTGCAAAGAAAAAGATATGCCAAAGGCAACTCCAGGCATGTAATTTTCCAAGGTTTCGAAAGACAATTCCTGCGGCCCCCATGCTCGGGAATTGTTTTTATTTATCCGATTTGCCAAGAACTTTCCGAGACATTATAATGACCCTACTGGACTAGAAATTAGAAGACAAACTATGTTTATTTATTTAATTATTGGCTTAGCCATTATTTCTCGCTTAATACCGCATATTCCAAATGCCGGAGTTATTACGGCACTCGCTATTTTTAGCGCCGCTTACTTGCCAAAAAAACAAGCCATAGTAATTCCTTTAGCTGTACGATTAATTTCTGATTTAATAATAGGATTTT
This region includes:
- a CDS encoding DUF378 domain-containing protein, with product MKMLHKIAHILLIIGGLNWLLIGLFNWGVGNILGTTLSTIVYVLVGLSAVYDIVTIGDCNRCKEKDMPKATPGM